In the genome of Deinococcus sp. QL22, one region contains:
- a CDS encoding LuxR C-terminal-related transcriptional regulator: MDRLPGLPPTAALAPLYGRESDLRQLLTLLHRGVRLLTLRGPGGIGKTALMLHLAHALHDQTKLALFDHVQFIDLSALRDPERVLGHIAAALPESGFTGTAAQRLQEFAARQRTLLLLDNFEQLLPAAAELADLLTASPLLHLVVTSRAILQLHDEVEYPVEPLALPHSLRDAMSSPAVQLFVARVQALTPSFALNDGNAVQITQLCEVLEGVPLALELAAVRTRSYVLGDLLARLAHPLQVLKADFRDRPERLRSLRAAVQWSYDLLDDTDRAVFECCAVFEGPFSPQALAAVWGEPDVLDRAESLLSQSFLHRLDTPETLWKMLQPLRELALEHLEGHPEAVVWRERHARYFLERLEQHHFGWEDVNVNTDDRPAYLIHYPNIRAGMVWTVAQSEADLAYRYLGTIGTLWAPFGLTVQETPLVDRVLGLPRPADGPVLIRALQVSAFCLNHSGRFSEQEVCLREALALCEEVADFESAAWVQLNLAGLEHDAGRSAQALELQETQLREYLTRLGDRRPSRMQRMFHANARLSMALSLLGLGDYPRALELAQEAQWRFQAAGNAMFEIESRVFVGLALLHLHRPSEAGPKLLSCLQDAADQGFRGMVEDSLRWGLVFLAADLHDWQSVTQFVAFMGDLTDEQSRSLLDRRVRDFLAQARETLGEASFQKAWASGERLQLPAIIERAQALIQEARPVSSPALFELTPREREVLALVSQGHPDRRVARLLGISPGTASKHVGNLLGKLGLHNRVELTRWAIEQNRVEGSQGRQDSSGQR; encoded by the coding sequence ATGGATCGTCTGCCGGGGTTGCCGCCCACGGCCGCGCTCGCCCCGCTCTATGGCCGCGAGTCCGACCTCCGCCAGTTATTGACCCTGCTGCACCGTGGCGTGCGGCTCCTCACCCTGCGCGGGCCCGGCGGCATCGGCAAAACCGCCCTGATGCTTCACCTCGCCCACGCGCTACACGATCAGACGAAGCTGGCCCTGTTCGACCACGTTCAGTTCATCGACCTCAGTGCCCTCCGCGACCCTGAGCGGGTGCTGGGCCACATCGCCGCTGCCCTGCCGGAAAGCGGCTTCACCGGAACAGCCGCGCAACGCCTCCAAGAGTTCGCGGCCAGGCAGCGCACCCTGCTGCTGCTCGACAACTTTGAGCAGCTCCTGCCCGCTGCAGCCGAGCTGGCTGATCTGCTCACTGCGTCGCCGCTGCTCCACCTGGTGGTCACCAGCCGGGCCATTCTCCAGCTGCATGATGAGGTCGAGTACCCCGTTGAGCCCCTCGCGCTGCCCCACAGTCTCCGTGATGCCATGTCCAGCCCCGCCGTGCAGCTGTTCGTGGCGCGCGTCCAGGCCCTGACGCCTTCGTTTGCGCTGAACGACGGCAACGCAGTGCAGATCACCCAGCTGTGCGAGGTGCTCGAGGGGGTGCCGCTGGCTCTGGAACTCGCCGCCGTGCGGACGCGCAGCTACGTGCTGGGTGACCTGCTCGCCCGGCTGGCACACCCTCTGCAGGTGCTGAAAGCCGACTTTCGGGATCGTCCCGAGCGCCTGCGTTCCCTACGGGCCGCCGTGCAATGGAGCTACGACCTGTTGGACGACACAGACCGGGCCGTCTTTGAGTGTTGCGCGGTCTTTGAGGGACCCTTCAGCCCGCAGGCGCTGGCCGCCGTCTGGGGAGAGCCGGACGTGCTCGACCGGGCCGAATCGTTGCTGTCTCAGAGCTTTTTGCACCGTCTGGACACGCCTGAGACCCTCTGGAAAATGCTCCAACCCCTGCGGGAACTGGCACTGGAACATCTGGAGGGCCACCCGGAGGCCGTGGTCTGGCGCGAGCGGCATGCTCGGTATTTCCTGGAAAGGCTTGAACAGCACCACTTTGGCTGGGAGGACGTCAACGTCAACACCGACGACCGCCCCGCTTACCTGATTCACTACCCCAACATCCGCGCCGGGATGGTCTGGACGGTGGCCCAGAGCGAGGCCGACCTCGCCTACCGCTATCTGGGAACCATCGGGACGCTGTGGGCACCTTTTGGTTTGACCGTCCAGGAGACGCCGCTGGTAGACCGGGTGCTGGGGTTGCCGCGCCCGGCTGATGGGCCTGTTCTGATCCGCGCGCTCCAGGTCAGTGCGTTTTGCTTGAATCACAGCGGACGCTTTTCGGAGCAGGAGGTATGCCTGCGCGAGGCCCTTGCGCTGTGTGAAGAGGTGGCGGATTTTGAGAGTGCTGCCTGGGTGCAGCTCAACCTGGCGGGACTGGAACACGACGCTGGCCGCAGCGCACAGGCCCTCGAACTTCAGGAAACGCAGTTGCGGGAGTACCTGACGCGCTTGGGCGACCGCAGGCCCAGCCGCATGCAGCGGATGTTCCACGCCAACGCCCGGCTCAGCATGGCCCTGAGTCTGTTGGGACTGGGAGACTATCCGCGGGCTCTGGAGTTGGCGCAGGAAGCCCAGTGGCGATTCCAGGCCGCTGGGAATGCTATGTTCGAGATTGAGTCTCGGGTGTTCGTCGGCTTGGCGCTGCTGCACCTCCACCGCCCTTCCGAAGCCGGGCCGAAGCTGCTGTCCTGCCTCCAGGACGCAGCCGACCAAGGCTTCCGGGGGATGGTCGAGGATTCGCTCCGCTGGGGACTGGTCTTCCTGGCTGCCGACCTCCACGATTGGCAGAGCGTCACACAGTTCGTGGCCTTCATGGGGGATCTGACGGATGAGCAGTCGCGCAGTCTCCTGGATCGCCGCGTCCGGGACTTCCTGGCTCAGGCCCGTGAGACGCTGGGCGAGGCGAGCTTTCAGAAAGCTTGGGCGAGCGGCGAGCGCCTGCAGCTGCCCGCCATTATCGAGCGAGCTCAGGCGCTGATCCAGGAAGCACGTCCAGTATCTTCTCCGGCGCTGTTCGAGCTCACGCCACGGGAGCGAGAAGTGCTGGCGCTGGTGTCGCAGGGGCATCCGGATCGCCGGGTCGCGCGGCTGCTGGGCATCAGTCCGGGCACCGCCAGCAAGCACGTCGGAAATCTGCTGGGCAAATTGGGCCTGCACAACCGCGTGGAACTGACCCGCTGGGCCATTGAGCAGAACCGGGTAGAAGGGTCGCAGGGACGACAGGACAGTTCTGGCCAGAGGTGA
- a CDS encoding erythromycin esterase family protein, which yields MPHPTSPLGWPMTDPAAALSAFLATLPAPPQLLGLGEPTHGVEAFPLWRNRVFQTLVDTQGFRSIAIESDILAGLRVDAHIASGQGTLNEVMTDGFSHGFGEEPANRELVVWMRQFNSGRNELDRLRFYGFDPPLENRWAASPRHALLALHDFLARHCAHLPVDRATLEQLCGDDARWINPAAAMDPSQSVGATPDAWHLRALADDLVGFLETQHPGLGAHPGLWTAQLHARTALGLLRYHANLAAPSPDRISQMLALRAVMMTDNLLAIAEREEERGPTLVFAHTSHLQRGASQIRMETMNADWWPAGAQLLGRDAPYAVLALSNGEGAAALVPNAGEGLGRSGAHLYATPGRLERDGVLTLPEAVESGER from the coding sequence ATGCCACACCCCACGTCTCCGCTCGGTTGGCCCATGACCGATCCAGCGGCCGCCCTCTCCGCCTTTCTCGCCACCCTACCTGCCCCGCCTCAACTGCTGGGGCTGGGTGAACCCACCCACGGCGTCGAGGCGTTCCCTCTCTGGCGCAACCGCGTCTTTCAAACCCTGGTGGACACCCAGGGCTTCCGCTCCATCGCCATCGAGAGCGACATCCTCGCGGGCCTGCGGGTCGACGCCCACATTGCCTCCGGCCAAGGCACGCTGAACGAGGTAATGACGGATGGGTTCAGCCACGGCTTCGGGGAGGAGCCGGCCAATCGGGAGCTGGTGGTCTGGATGCGTCAGTTCAATAGTGGACGCAATGAACTGGATCGCCTGAGGTTCTACGGCTTTGATCCACCCCTTGAGAACAGGTGGGCGGCCAGTCCAAGGCACGCCCTGCTCGCTTTGCACGATTTCCTGGCCCGGCACTGTGCTCACCTGCCCGTGGACCGGGCTACGCTGGAGCAGCTCTGCGGCGACGACGCCCGCTGGATTAACCCGGCCGCCGCGATGGATCCCAGCCAGTCCGTCGGGGCCACACCGGACGCCTGGCACCTGCGGGCGCTGGCCGATGACCTGGTAGGGTTCCTCGAAACACAGCACCCTGGACTTGGGGCGCACCCTGGCCTGTGGACTGCGCAGTTGCACGCCCGGACAGCCTTGGGGCTGCTGCGCTACCACGCCAACCTCGCCGCCCCTTCGCCGGACCGCATCTCACAGATGCTGGCGCTGCGCGCGGTGATGATGACGGACAACCTTCTGGCCATTGCCGAGCGAGAAGAGGAGCGCGGCCCCACGCTGGTCTTCGCCCACACCTCACACCTGCAACGCGGGGCCAGCCAGATTCGGATGGAGACCATGAACGCCGACTGGTGGCCTGCTGGAGCGCAGCTGCTTGGACGAGACGCCCCGTACGCCGTTCTTGCCCTATCCAACGGCGAGGGCGCAGCTGCGCTCGTGCCAAACGCCGGGGAAGGACTTGGGCGGAGCGGAGCCCACCTCTACGCCACTCCAGGACGCCTAGAGAGGGATGGGGTGCTCACTCTTCCTGAGGCAGTGGAGTCGGGTGAGCGATAA
- a CDS encoding alpha/beta fold hydrolase: MSTFIFETQHALGGLVPLPVRLQVETYGTLNEARDNAVLVCHYFTGTMHAAGDRPTPGWWNALIGDGRAIDTRRFFVVCMNSLSNVQSLNPQVVTTGPDTLHDDGEPYGSRFPAWGLGELFEVQRELMRSLHLTRWYAVVGPSFGGSQALQWAARAPELAPRIGAVASSCDAGLGQREVFLPNLRAIAQGGRLEAALLLITFYGLGSDGFARWFEQEDVGAYLRSRSGTASLVHLLDLGRVVSSHDLSRVAPQEVLFERWRAHGTRLLSINIRGDLFFPASVMRAFAGDALRAGVDHTHVEIESELGHLACLQEPEKLAPHLKALLNT; the protein is encoded by the coding sequence ATGAGCACCTTCATCTTCGAGACCCAGCACGCGCTCGGCGGCCTCGTTCCCCTGCCGGTTCGGTTGCAGGTCGAGACCTACGGCACCCTGAACGAGGCGCGTGACAATGCCGTGCTGGTCTGCCATTACTTCACGGGCACCATGCACGCCGCGGGCGACCGTCCGACGCCTGGCTGGTGGAACGCCCTCATCGGGGACGGCCGGGCCATCGACACGCGCCGGTTCTTCGTCGTGTGTATGAACAGCCTGTCGAACGTCCAAAGCCTGAACCCACAGGTGGTCACGACCGGCCCGGATACGCTGCATGATGATGGCGAGCCTTATGGCTCACGCTTCCCTGCGTGGGGGCTCGGGGAGTTGTTTGAAGTCCAGCGCGAGTTGATGCGCAGCCTACACCTGACCCGCTGGTACGCGGTGGTCGGCCCGAGCTTTGGGGGAAGCCAGGCGCTCCAGTGGGCGGCGCGCGCCCCGGAACTGGCACCCCGCATCGGCGCCGTGGCCAGCAGCTGCGATGCCGGTCTCGGGCAACGGGAGGTCTTCCTACCGAACCTCCGGGCCATCGCGCAGGGGGGGAGACTCGAAGCGGCGTTGCTGCTGATCACCTTCTACGGTCTGGGTTCGGACGGCTTTGCCCGCTGGTTTGAACAGGAGGATGTCGGCGCATATCTGCGTTCACGCAGCGGCACGGCCAGCCTCGTGCACCTGCTGGACCTCGGGCGTGTGGTGAGTTCACATGACCTGAGCAGGGTGGCGCCGCAGGAGGTGCTGTTCGAGCGGTGGCGGGCGCATGGGACGCGGCTGCTGAGCATCAACATCCGTGGGGATCTGTTTTTCCCGGCCTCGGTCATGCGGGCCTTTGCAGGGGACGCGCTCAGGGCTGGGGTGGACCACACCCACGTGGAGATTGAGAGTGAGTTGGGCCACCTGGCATGTCTGCAGGAGCCTGAGAAGCTCGCACCGCACCTGAAGGCCCTGCTGAACACCTGA
- a CDS encoding ATP-binding protein produces the protein MSSQPTTTPALSERLQAVTEALAAARTQEDVFEIVLTPALEAMSAIAGVVMLVDETGERLTMAARKGYEAGRQTLWQDGPLDGSVPAADALAQYRPLFFEQQGDLIWAYPQLEAQTGGVAAVATAVLPMFLDDQPLGALILDFTLPHQFTPEEQRFLQTLAAQCAIAVGRAQLLHNLQCQVLAHTRFLDEERAALDAFVAFSEAVGIETDEIVLAGQALEVLRVRFGDCSGGYYQRDGELWKLRTWTSDVHAQPELLALLRAGVPSEVPSLAALLHSRAPTFTENWSAEDQGVEHSELYGSTAAYPVLVGGEVQGFLSLSLKRIPQWGERDRAIFRAVGRSFDLALERAAATQALAATQRYLKIAAEHAPILLFATDAHGVFTLSEGSLLAKLGLQAGQAVGHSATALFAGEPDLREGRRLNRALAGEQAHDLTHFESKGVTLETWFIPVKNAVGEVTEVVGVSLDVTERLEAQRQIEHTNEELRRSNRELEQFAYIASHDLQAPIRAVTNFAGIIDRRYGDKLDERGRVYLQQIVEGGQHMKRLVDDLLTFSRVHTEQGELLPVDAQTVFDTVARRLHTPEALIIRSDLPVVQADAQQLDQLLQNLISNGLKYCREGVVPEVEVTAQRDGAWWRFAVSDNGIGIEPQYYERIFEIFQRLHGRESYEGTGIGLAVCKKIVERHGGQLWLESTPGQGSTFFFTLLEG, from the coding sequence GTGTCCAGTCAGCCCACCACGACGCCTGCGCTCAGCGAACGTCTTCAAGCGGTCACTGAGGCGTTGGCGGCGGCCCGCACCCAAGAAGACGTATTCGAGATCGTCCTCACGCCCGCACTCGAAGCCATGAGCGCCATCGCGGGCGTGGTCATGCTCGTGGACGAGACCGGCGAGCGCTTAACGATGGCTGCTCGAAAAGGCTACGAGGCGGGGCGCCAGACCCTGTGGCAGGACGGCCCGCTCGACGGTAGCGTGCCAGCCGCAGACGCCCTAGCGCAGTACCGGCCGCTGTTCTTCGAACAGCAGGGTGACCTGATCTGGGCCTATCCCCAGCTGGAAGCCCAGACAGGTGGTGTGGCAGCGGTGGCCACGGCCGTGCTGCCGATGTTCCTGGATGACCAGCCGCTGGGCGCCTTGATCCTCGATTTCACGTTGCCTCACCAATTCACCCCTGAGGAGCAGCGGTTTCTTCAAACCCTGGCTGCACAATGTGCCATCGCCGTGGGACGCGCCCAGCTCCTGCATAATCTCCAGTGCCAGGTGCTGGCTCATACCCGTTTCTTGGACGAAGAACGTGCCGCCCTGGACGCCTTCGTGGCCTTCAGCGAGGCGGTGGGCATCGAGACCGATGAGATTGTCCTGGCCGGCCAGGCCCTGGAGGTGCTGCGGGTGCGGTTCGGGGACTGTTCGGGCGGGTACTACCAGCGCGACGGCGAGCTATGGAAGTTGCGCACCTGGACGAGTGATGTCCATGCTCAGCCCGAACTTCTGGCCCTGCTCCGTGCCGGGGTGCCGTCCGAGGTGCCAAGCCTAGCGGCCTTACTGCACAGCCGCGCCCCCACCTTCACGGAGAACTGGAGTGCCGAGGATCAGGGCGTGGAGCACAGTGAGCTGTACGGTTCCACCGCTGCTTACCCGGTGCTGGTGGGGGGAGAAGTTCAGGGCTTTCTCAGCCTGTCGCTCAAACGCATCCCGCAGTGGGGGGAGCGAGACCGGGCCATCTTCCGGGCCGTGGGCCGCAGCTTCGACCTCGCGCTCGAACGGGCCGCCGCCACGCAGGCGCTCGCCGCCACCCAGCGGTACCTCAAGATTGCCGCTGAGCATGCCCCTATTTTGTTGTTTGCCACGGACGCCCACGGCGTGTTCACGCTCTCCGAGGGCAGTTTGCTGGCGAAGCTCGGCCTGCAGGCGGGTCAGGCGGTCGGGCATTCGGCGACCGCACTCTTCGCCGGGGAGCCGGATTTACGGGAGGGTCGCCGCCTGAACCGGGCGTTGGCCGGGGAGCAGGCGCACGACCTGACGCACTTCGAGTCCAAGGGCGTGACGCTGGAAACGTGGTTCATCCCGGTGAAAAACGCTGTTGGGGAGGTGACGGAGGTAGTAGGGGTGTCCTTGGACGTGACGGAACGGCTGGAGGCCCAGCGCCAAATCGAACACACCAACGAGGAGCTGCGGCGCAGCAATAGAGAGCTGGAACAGTTTGCGTACATTGCGTCTCATGACCTGCAAGCGCCGATCCGGGCCGTGACCAATTTTGCGGGGATCATCGATAGGCGGTACGGCGACAAGCTCGATGAACGCGGCAGAGTGTACCTGCAGCAGATCGTGGAGGGTGGGCAGCACATGAAGCGCCTAGTGGACGACCTGCTGACTTTTTCACGGGTGCACACCGAGCAAGGGGAGCTCCTGCCTGTGGATGCACAGACCGTCTTTGACACGGTGGCCAGGCGTCTCCACACCCCTGAGGCGCTCATCATTCGGAGCGATCTTCCGGTGGTGCAGGCGGACGCTCAGCAACTGGATCAACTGCTCCAAAACCTGATCAGCAACGGGTTGAAATACTGCCGGGAGGGCGTGGTGCCGGAGGTGGAGGTCACGGCCCAACGGGACGGGGCGTGGTGGCGCTTTGCGGTGTCGGACAATGGCATTGGGATTGAGCCGCAGTATTACGAGCGGATCTTTGAGATCTTCCAGCGGCTGCACGGGCGGGAGAGCTACGAGGGCACGGGGATTGGGCTGGCCGTGTGCAAGAAGATCGTCGAGCGCCACGGGGGGCAGCTCTGGCTGGAGAGTACCCCAGGGCAGGGTTCCACCTTCTTCTTCACCTTGCTGGAGGGCTGA
- a CDS encoding ABC transporter substrate-binding protein, whose translation MSTPIKRLMNFGAALLLSGSATAQAQSTTLKFTLDWAFEGPSAPYFLALDKGYFSREGLNVSIDRGFGSGDAINKIAGGTYDLGFGDINAMMEFNARNPAQKLVAVYMVYNAPPHSIVVLKSSGIKTPKDLEGKTLAAPVGDASRRLFPAFAEANGIDASKVKWTSVDGALREPMLARKQADGISGFTFTSILNLKQIGVTADEVTIFPYAASVRGLYGNAVITRADFAQKNPGIVKGFLTAVNAGLKDAIRDPAAGIAAVQKRNGLMNVALENERLRLALSGSVLTVDVKALGLGSVRPDRLKASINTVKLAFDLPVTLSPTSVFNASYLPPAADRKAPALK comes from the coding sequence ATGTCCACCCCTATCAAACGCTTGATGAACTTCGGTGCCGCCCTTCTCCTGTCGGGTTCGGCCACAGCGCAGGCGCAAAGCACCACCCTCAAATTCACGCTGGATTGGGCGTTTGAGGGGCCGAGTGCACCCTACTTTTTGGCGCTGGATAAGGGCTATTTTTCGCGTGAAGGGCTGAATGTGAGCATTGACCGGGGCTTCGGCTCAGGCGACGCCATTAACAAAATTGCGGGAGGCACCTACGACCTCGGGTTTGGCGACATCAATGCGATGATGGAATTCAATGCCCGCAACCCCGCGCAGAAGCTGGTGGCGGTGTACATGGTCTACAACGCGCCGCCCCATTCCATCGTGGTTCTCAAAAGCAGCGGCATCAAAACGCCCAAGGATCTGGAAGGCAAAACCCTCGCCGCGCCCGTGGGTGACGCCTCCCGCCGCCTGTTCCCCGCCTTTGCTGAGGCCAACGGCATCGACGCCAGCAAAGTGAAGTGGACAAGTGTAGACGGCGCGCTCCGCGAGCCGATGCTGGCCCGCAAACAGGCCGACGGCATCAGCGGCTTTACCTTCACGTCCATCCTCAATCTCAAGCAAATTGGCGTGACTGCCGATGAAGTGACCATCTTTCCGTATGCGGCCAGCGTGCGCGGGTTGTACGGTAACGCCGTGATCACGCGGGCCGACTTTGCCCAAAAGAATCCGGGGATCGTGAAAGGCTTCTTGACTGCTGTAAACGCGGGTCTCAAAGACGCCATCAGAGATCCGGCGGCGGGGATTGCCGCCGTGCAAAAGCGCAACGGCCTGATGAATGTCGCGCTGGAAAATGAGCGACTGCGCCTCGCCCTCAGTGGCAGCGTGCTCACAGTCGACGTCAAGGCTCTGGGCCTCGGCTCCGTGCGTCCTGACCGGCTGAAGGCCAGCATCAATACCGTCAAATTGGCCTTTGATCTGCCGGTCACGCTCTCGCCCACCAGCGTGTTCAATGCCTCCTATCTGCCCCCCGCCGCCGACCGCAAAGCCCCCGCGCTGAAGTGA
- a CDS encoding ABC transporter ATP-binding protein — translation MTQGMSAPGTQVAKNAIEITDVTLRYDTKGGQVEAVRGVSLSFAPGEFVAIVGPSGCGKSTLLKLVSGLMAPAAGTATVGGAPPRPTGNVGIAFQNPSLLLWRTVLQNVLLPLEVSPAHKAGYRKDPAPCVARARRMLAAVGLGGFEDKHPWELSGGMQQRANVVRALIHQPSILLLDEPFGALDAFTREELWLALQALWMGARPTVLLVTHDLREAALLADTIYVMSPRPGQITLRRDVELPRPRTLEGTFTPEFSEIVRELREHIGGVRTRIRAEELMEVAS, via the coding sequence ATGACGCAAGGGATGAGTGCACCGGGAACACAGGTTGCCAAAAACGCCATCGAGATCACTGACGTCACCCTGCGCTACGACACCAAAGGCGGGCAAGTCGAAGCGGTGCGCGGCGTGAGCCTGAGCTTTGCTCCCGGCGAATTCGTGGCCATCGTGGGGCCAAGCGGCTGCGGCAAAAGTACGCTGCTCAAACTGGTTTCGGGCCTGATGGCACCGGCGGCGGGCACGGCCACGGTCGGCGGCGCTCCGCCCCGGCCCACCGGCAACGTAGGGATCGCCTTCCAGAATCCCAGCCTGCTGCTGTGGCGCACCGTGCTGCAAAACGTGCTGCTGCCGCTGGAAGTTTCGCCTGCACATAAGGCGGGGTACCGCAAAGACCCCGCACCATGTGTGGCCCGTGCGCGGCGCATGCTGGCGGCAGTGGGGTTGGGCGGCTTTGAAGACAAGCACCCCTGGGAACTGTCAGGCGGCATGCAGCAGCGGGCCAACGTGGTACGCGCTCTGATTCATCAGCCCAGCATTTTATTGCTCGACGAACCGTTTGGGGCACTCGATGCCTTTACCCGCGAAGAACTGTGGCTGGCCCTGCAAGCCCTCTGGATGGGAGCGCGGCCCACGGTGCTGCTGGTCACGCACGATTTGCGCGAAGCCGCACTCTTGGCCGACACGATTTACGTGATGAGTCCACGCCCTGGCCAAATCACCCTGCGGCGAGACGTGGAGTTGCCGCGCCCACGCACCTTGGAAGGCACTTTTACTCCCGAATTCAGCGAAATCGTGCGCGAACTCCGCGAACACATCGGCGGCGTGCGAACCCGCATCCGGGCCGAAGAACTAATGGAAGTCGCCTCGTGA
- a CDS encoding GAF domain-containing protein produces the protein MTAAPVPDDEYARLLALAGYEILDTPPEDAFDRATRLAAHLLRTPVAFINFVDQHRQWSKAAVGVTDTTAPRSDSLCAWTILQDTPLVIEDTHQDPRFMDNPFVTGDPHIHMYAGAPLITPTGHRIGTLCVTDTQPHALTPADLTALQDLAAMVVAELELRRVTLQLQDDLGAQTQLSGELRRTLAQAQVLEGVSELMELDLSPEELTLAAAALLSAAVSSDSTSLLVFEEDGLRVAAAASHSRLSPAQRLLFSQLPEWTKSVTHTLRETTLPLYLDNYPQHPKAVPEVVAAGVRQIAWVPLGSRGGVTSLLMAVRFEDHSVGAWRRGDRALLEAAGRTMRSALDRRVLTETARQEARQDARTGALNRRALNEDLLVRESGTPPFLLAMLDLDGLKGVNDREGHVQGDKVLRVFAGTLGVELDSGAHLYRVGGDEFIALMDSREVEVFYEAVEVAVLAARQVAPFGGVSVGVAYSPEAQGAALMALADTRMYEVKQRRQALRQG, from the coding sequence ATGACGGCTGCCCCTGTTCCAGACGATGAGTATGCGCGCTTGTTGGCCTTGGCAGGTTACGAGATTTTGGACACGCCGCCCGAAGACGCTTTTGACCGCGCCACCCGCCTCGCCGCCCATTTGCTGCGAACCCCCGTGGCCTTTATCAACTTCGTTGATCAGCACCGCCAATGGAGCAAAGCCGCGGTCGGCGTCACGGACACTACCGCGCCCCGCTCAGACTCCTTGTGCGCCTGGACCATCTTGCAGGACACGCCCTTGGTAATTGAAGATACCCATCAAGATCCGCGCTTTATGGACAACCCCTTTGTCACCGGTGACCCGCACATCCACATGTACGCGGGCGCGCCTCTCATCACGCCGACTGGGCACCGCATCGGCACGCTGTGCGTGACCGATACCCAGCCGCATGCCCTGACCCCCGCCGACCTCACCGCTCTGCAAGACCTCGCCGCGATGGTGGTGGCTGAACTGGAATTGCGGCGCGTGACCCTGCAGCTCCAAGACGATCTGGGCGCGCAGACCCAGCTCAGCGGGGAGCTGCGCCGCACACTCGCTCAGGCGCAGGTGCTCGAAGGCGTGTCTGAACTGATGGAGCTTGACCTGTCCCCCGAAGAGTTGACCCTGGCGGCGGCGGCCCTGCTCAGCGCGGCCGTCTCCAGCGACTCGACCAGTCTGTTGGTGTTTGAGGAGGACGGCTTGCGGGTTGCGGCGGCGGCCAGCCATTCCCGACTGTCCCCTGCTCAACGCCTGTTGTTCAGTCAACTCCCCGAGTGGACGAAAAGCGTCACCCACACCCTGCGGGAGACGACCCTGCCGCTGTACCTTGACAACTATCCCCAGCATCCGAAGGCGGTGCCGGAAGTCGTCGCCGCAGGCGTGAGGCAGATCGCCTGGGTGCCGCTCGGCAGCCGGGGGGGCGTCACCTCGCTGTTGATGGCCGTGCGCTTTGAGGATCATTCGGTTGGAGCGTGGCGGCGCGGTGATCGGGCACTGTTAGAGGCAGCGGGACGAACCATGCGCAGTGCGCTGGATCGGCGGGTGCTCACCGAGACCGCTCGGCAAGAGGCCCGGCAAGACGCCAGGACCGGCGCGCTGAACCGCCGGGCCCTAAACGAAGACCTGCTCGTGCGGGAAAGCGGAACTCCGCCGTTTCTGCTGGCCATGCTTGATCTGGACGGCCTGAAAGGGGTCAACGACCGCGAAGGACATGTCCAAGGGGATAAGGTGCTGCGGGTATTTGCAGGCACCTTGGGGGTGGAACTGGACTCCGGTGCCCACCTGTACCGGGTGGGGGGCGACGAGTTCATCGCGCTGATGGACAGCAGGGAGGTTGAAGTGTTCTACGAGGCAGTGGAGGTGGCAGTGCTGGCCGCCCGGCAAGTCGCGCCCTTCGGCGGGGTCAGTGTGGGCGTCGCCTACAGTCCCGAAGCCCAGGGCGCGGCCTTGATGGCCTTGGCGGACACCCGCATGTATGAGGTCAAGCAGCGTCGGCAAGCCCTGCGGCAAGGGTAA
- a CDS encoding ABC transporter permease translates to MTPEVLQTEKIPATAPQAGAFQNGLRALLPPVLTIAAFFLVWEIACRLFKIPPFILPTPSSSVAALTQFAPAVADHALQTLTTTLLGFALAVVLGLALGALVGLNRMAYQALYPLLIGFNAVPKAALVPVLVIWFGVGAVPAILTAFLISFFPVVVNVATGLATVEPEPRDVLRALGATPWEVFTKVSLPRSLPYFFASLKVAVTLAFVGSIISELAASNKGIGVMMNQAASSFQVPLVFGGVLLVSAMGVVLYAIFAVIEARMTGWAYRSQNS, encoded by the coding sequence GTGACGCCTGAAGTGCTGCAAACCGAAAAGATACCTGCCACCGCGCCGCAGGCAGGGGCATTCCAAAACGGGTTGCGGGCATTGCTGCCCCCGGTGCTGACGATTGCCGCCTTCTTTTTGGTCTGGGAAATCGCCTGCCGCCTGTTCAAAATACCGCCATTTATTTTGCCGACCCCCAGCTCGTCGGTGGCCGCACTGACCCAGTTCGCGCCCGCTGTGGCCGACCACGCCCTACAAACGCTGACTACCACGCTGCTGGGTTTCGCGCTGGCCGTGGTACTGGGCTTGGCCCTCGGCGCTCTGGTCGGCCTCAACCGCATGGCGTATCAGGCGTTGTATCCACTCCTGATCGGTTTCAACGCTGTTCCCAAAGCCGCCCTCGTGCCCGTGCTGGTTATCTGGTTTGGCGTGGGCGCCGTGCCCGCCATTCTGACCGCCTTCCTGATCTCATTTTTTCCAGTGGTGGTCAATGTCGCCACTGGCCTCGCCACCGTAGAACCCGAACCCCGTGATGTGCTGCGGGCGCTGGGGGCTACGCCGTGGGAAGTGTTTACCAAAGTCAGCTTGCCGCGCTCACTTCCTTACTTTTTTGCCAGCCTGAAAGTGGCCGTCACCCTGGCCTTCGTGGGCAGCATCATCAGTGAACTCGCTGCCAGCAACAAGGGCATCGGCGTGATGATGAATCAGGCAGCCAGCAGCTTTCAAGTGCCGCTGGTGTTCGGTGGCGTGCTGCTGGTCAGTGCGATGGGCGTGGTGCTGTACGCCATCTTTGCTGTTATTGAGGCCCGAATGACAGGCTGGGCCTACCGTTCCCAAAACTCGTAA